The following proteins come from a genomic window of Sulfurirhabdus autotrophica:
- the tssA gene encoding type VI secretion system protein TssA, with protein sequence MFSVSQLLNPISVSKPCGEDLSFSSEIDAISEARRFDDPSLDQGEWVTKLKEADWPFVVQQCTSLIELKSKDLRLAVWLTEASAKIMHFRGLGDGCLLIAGLCDQYWNGLYPLAEGNDQEQRIGNLSWLLVRAAQLVREMPLTEGKKTAYSTIDFEAARIRAANTDKSASEVGGSDTGLKLVDIESARRKSTRGFYEKILVDSQYCLDAVVQLEKSVDARLGIDGPGFSAVKDALSAVIHTVTRFAQDAGVVTQRVSVAAPTQVDAASVAPSISAVSGEIQTRAQALNQLRQVAEFFRRTEPHSPVGYLADKAANWGDIPLHTWLKTVIKDAVSLAHVEELLGMEQKAADPEE encoded by the coding sequence ATGTTTAGTGTGAGTCAATTGCTTAACCCGATAAGTGTTTCCAAACCTTGTGGTGAGGATTTGTCATTTTCAAGTGAGATAGATGCCATTTCTGAAGCCCGCCGATTTGATGACCCTTCGCTGGATCAAGGGGAGTGGGTAACCAAGCTGAAAGAAGCAGACTGGCCATTTGTCGTTCAACAGTGCACTTCACTGATTGAATTAAAAAGCAAAGATCTGCGCTTGGCGGTGTGGCTGACTGAAGCTAGCGCCAAAATTATGCATTTTCGTGGTTTGGGGGATGGTTGTTTACTCATTGCAGGACTTTGCGATCAATACTGGAATGGGCTCTATCCATTGGCAGAGGGTAATGATCAAGAACAGCGCATAGGGAATTTGAGCTGGTTGCTTGTCCGTGCTGCCCAGCTGGTTCGTGAAATGCCACTCACTGAAGGTAAGAAGACAGCATATTCAACAATTGATTTTGAAGCTGCAAGAATACGCGCAGCAAATACTGATAAATCGGCTTCTGAAGTGGGTGGTTCTGATACCGGGCTTAAGCTGGTTGATATAGAATCGGCCCGTCGCAAAAGCACCCGAGGATTTTACGAAAAAATATTGGTTGATTCACAATACTGTCTGGATGCAGTAGTTCAGCTTGAAAAGTCGGTTGATGCCAGATTGGGGATTGATGGCCCTGGATTTTCTGCGGTAAAAGATGCATTGAGCGCAGTGATTCACACAGTGACTCGGTTTGCTCAGGATGCAGGTGTTGTTACGCAACGTGTATCAGTTGCAGCACCCACTCAGGTTGATGCTGCAAGTGTAGCGCCATCGATCTCAGCTGTGAGTGGAGAAATTCAGACTCGCGCTCAGGCGCTAAACCAATTAAGACAGGTGGCAGAGTTTTTCAGACGTACTGAACCTCACAGTCCGGTAGGTTATCTGGCTGATAAAGCCGCTAACTGGGGAGATATTCCTTTGCATACATGGTTGAAAACAGTGATTAAAGATGCCGTATCATTAGCTCATGTGGAGGAGCTATTGGGTATGGAACAGAAGGCGGCTGACCCAGAAGAGTAA
- a CDS encoding OmpA family protein, translated as MRYIWIALLPLLATNQVGAQNYTPETASPNPGQVVVNGTVPDEASKIGVLTRLRELYGADKVVDQIAVGSVVAPANWNAYVQKLINPNLKLISRGQFKIDGNVVSVRGEVANESQRQQIASEIATSLNSTYTVNNGLRVSSSQQGILDQALSNRTIEFDSGKATLTSSGKSILDEMLTALLKLKGQKFEIIGHTDNQGLRSSNLALSKARADEVKSYFSDKGINSELMTTFGQGSERPIASNDTVDGRARNRRIEFRIAQ; from the coding sequence ATGCGTTACATATGGATTGCCCTGCTACCCCTGCTTGCCACCAATCAGGTCGGGGCACAGAACTATACTCCCGAAACCGCATCGCCCAATCCCGGTCAAGTTGTAGTCAATGGTACTGTGCCTGATGAAGCAAGCAAAATTGGCGTACTGACACGCTTACGAGAACTGTATGGAGCAGATAAGGTAGTTGATCAAATTGCTGTTGGCTCAGTAGTCGCGCCAGCAAACTGGAACGCATACGTGCAAAAACTGATCAACCCAAACTTGAAACTGATCAGCCGGGGACAATTCAAGATAGACGGTAACGTTGTCAGCGTACGTGGTGAAGTTGCAAATGAATCACAACGTCAGCAAATAGCCAGTGAAATTGCCACCAGCCTTAACTCAACCTATACCGTTAACAATGGCCTGCGCGTTTCATCTTCTCAGCAAGGTATTCTGGATCAAGCACTTTCTAATCGCACTATTGAATTTGATTCCGGCAAAGCCACCCTCACCTCATCGGGAAAAAGCATTCTGGATGAAATGTTGACTGCCTTACTTAAATTAAAAGGACAAAAATTTGAAATTATTGGCCACACTGACAATCAGGGACTTCGATCCAGCAATTTAGCACTCAGCAAAGCGCGTGCTGATGAAGTTAAATCCTACTTTTCAGATAAGGGAATAAATTCAGAGTTGATGACCACATTTGGCCAGGGTTCAGAGAGACCAATTGCCAGCAATGATACTGTAGATGGGCGGGCACGCAATCGCCGCATCGAATTTAGAATTGCTCAGTAA
- the tagF gene encoding type VI secretion system-associated protein TagF produces MSNMSTQTRIGYFGKIPARGDFIKATDNMPLIHVLDDWLAQAMELLSHDPRWKITYDAVQPFHFAFIGPRSNRAIAGHLVASNDQANRRFPFLTMSTMEIEDSSRFVASSPMMLSRLWNRLETQTVNVLSADDPTPMLQNLSTTPVNLELDATAYEAAFTDFLEFQTMGVLGEMLAHSGFKGSPRQLMLALGLLLQPVMASSSSRLDKSLILPLPVDPMYRYLVAAFWMHLITPFLMRADFELSLFFAQIEAKPSMIMGFSGASARTLHAIMDPLFGLEHHISFDNTEWVEEQINTDYGMKKLSAYLAQPNLSLKSAHDSFHETFIGT; encoded by the coding sequence ATGAGTAACATGTCAACTCAAACAAGAATCGGCTATTTTGGCAAAATACCTGCCCGCGGTGACTTCATCAAGGCAACGGACAATATGCCGTTGATTCACGTGCTGGATGACTGGCTTGCTCAAGCAATGGAACTGCTTTCTCACGACCCACGCTGGAAAATCACTTATGATGCCGTCCAGCCATTTCATTTCGCTTTTATCGGCCCGCGCAGTAACCGTGCCATTGCAGGACATCTGGTTGCAAGCAATGATCAGGCCAATCGACGTTTCCCGTTTCTTACCATGAGCACGATGGAAATCGAAGATTCATCCAGATTCGTCGCCAGTAGCCCCATGATGTTATCCCGTCTGTGGAATCGGCTCGAAACACAGACTGTAAATGTCTTGTCAGCAGATGACCCCACTCCAATGCTCCAAAACCTGTCGACAACTCCTGTCAATCTTGAATTAGATGCTACGGCCTATGAAGCAGCCTTTACCGATTTTCTGGAATTTCAGACCATGGGTGTATTAGGTGAAATGCTTGCTCACTCGGGTTTTAAAGGCTCGCCACGTCAATTAATGTTAGCACTTGGACTCTTATTACAACCAGTCATGGCCAGCAGTTCAAGCAGGCTGGATAAAAGCCTTATTTTGCCTTTGCCCGTAGATCCGATGTATCGCTATCTGGTAGCCGCATTCTGGATGCATTTAATCACGCCCTTTTTAATGCGTGCAGACTTTGAACTATCCCTGTTTTTCGCTCAAATTGAAGCAAAACCTTCCATGATAATGGGTTTCAGCGGCGCTTCCGCCCGCACTTTGCATGCCATCATGGACCCTCTATTTGGACTGGAGCACCATATTTCATTTGACAATACGGAGTGGGTAGAAGAACAAATAAACACAGATTACGGCATGAAAAAATTATCTGCCTATCTGGCTCAACCTAACCTTTCCTTGAAATCGGCTCACGATTCATTCCATGAAACATTTATCGGAACTTAA
- the tssM gene encoding type VI secretion system membrane subunit TssM, protein MMRQIWQFLTDSRSLAVIGFAALAAFLFLGADALQIAGIWAGALIALVFLIWLSAWLIRKWRARQASNQIGSMLEQQAEKASASAATVKRDEVNAIQKRMLEAISTIKTSKLGQLSGSAALYELPWYMIIGNPAAGKSTAIANSGLQFPFADKNGKIVQGIGGTRNCDWFFTTDGILLDTAGRYSVHEEDRDEWFNFLDLLKKYRKRAPINGIIITVSIAEITGNRPEFGINLAKNLRQRVQELTERLEVFAPVYVMFTKADLITGFSEFFFDSDLGERDRVWGATLPYSLKNTNQDVLSFFDERFDELYDGLKEMSLANMSMNRGDTMPPGILTFPLEFSSIKGPLRSFIATLFEENPFQFKPVFRGFYFTSALQEGTPISTSSERIAERFSLNFRQQKHPEIHSKHGFFLLNLFRKVIFADKELVTQYASRNKTRARYVTFFAAMALLGLSLGGWSWSYMGNRQLTANIQADLDKIVKIQDKNTSLKSRFEALEILQDRIEQLDKYSESRPMSVGLGLYQGDLLSRKLREEYFAGIREIMLKPVAGNLEAFLAEMNNNAGKLEQATHAPQASGSTTSNMSADAAQGNNPLSAIANNTPQPYKDASPANVEDAYNALKTYLMLSDKSHAEPSHLNDQLTRFWRGWLESNRGAMPREQMIRSAERMISFYLSQLSDPSWPTIEEKLSLVDQSRDNLRHVVRGMAARDRVYADIKARASTRFPALTVARIVGDQDKALVVGSYAVPGTFTKDAWGKFVENAFKEAANKELQSADWVLKTASKDDLTLEGSPEQIQKALINQYKTEYANEWQKFIKGITISDLNGFDQAVTAMNRMGDPQTSPISKLVNTVYQETSWDNPSLLNEGLQRTQRGVIGWFKEKILRQTPSQLNVNINSDNIPTSGIPMGPIGREFSGVAKLIVTKDKDASLMKGYMATLSKLRTRFNQIKNQGDTGPGAKQLMQQTLDGGSSELAEALKYVDEQMLTGMTDSQKQAIRPILVRPLIQAFAVIIKPTETEMNKIWVAQVYEPFQNTLANKYPFAPDSKIEATNAEIGQIFGSEGSIAKFVNTSMGPLVVRRGDVLTPKTWANMGITLSPAVMSNFSNWVAPLSAGGIATSSTGGAAEAQTIFQIHPLASPGILEYTIEIDGQQLRYRNTQAQWSNFVWPNPQGTPGARITAVTFDGRTVEIANQPGHFGLEKLISSAARKRKDNGVFEMSWANGNVSVSIDLKIISSPQVSGAANNSSTPHNQGFRNMKLPETITGGAPVSAENTGTADSQKLAGAAQ, encoded by the coding sequence ATGATGCGACAAATTTGGCAATTCCTCACTGATTCACGATCCCTTGCTGTAATTGGCTTTGCGGCGCTGGCTGCCTTTTTATTTTTAGGCGCAGATGCTCTTCAAATTGCCGGCATCTGGGCTGGTGCATTAATCGCATTGGTATTCCTAATTTGGCTGTCAGCCTGGCTGATACGTAAGTGGCGAGCCCGACAGGCCTCGAATCAGATTGGCAGCATGCTTGAGCAACAGGCTGAAAAAGCCTCTGCTAGTGCTGCAACCGTTAAACGTGACGAAGTAAACGCCATTCAAAAGCGTATGCTGGAAGCCATTTCCACTATTAAAACCTCAAAACTGGGGCAGTTGTCAGGGTCAGCCGCACTTTATGAATTACCCTGGTACATGATCATTGGAAACCCAGCCGCAGGGAAAAGTACTGCTATTGCTAATTCTGGACTGCAGTTCCCATTTGCTGATAAGAACGGCAAAATTGTCCAGGGCATTGGCGGAACAAGGAACTGTGATTGGTTTTTCACCACTGACGGTATTTTGCTTGATACTGCCGGACGGTATTCAGTTCACGAAGAAGATCGCGATGAATGGTTCAATTTTCTGGATTTATTGAAAAAGTACCGAAAGCGCGCGCCTATCAACGGTATCATTATTACAGTCAGCATTGCCGAGATAACTGGGAACCGTCCGGAATTCGGTATTAATCTGGCTAAAAATTTGCGCCAGCGTGTTCAAGAACTAACAGAACGGCTGGAAGTATTTGCCCCGGTTTATGTCATGTTCACCAAAGCAGATCTGATCACCGGTTTTAGCGAATTCTTTTTTGATAGTGACTTGGGAGAACGCGACCGGGTCTGGGGTGCAACACTCCCTTACAGCCTGAAAAACACCAATCAGGATGTTTTGTCATTTTTTGATGAGCGTTTTGATGAATTGTATGACGGATTAAAGGAAATGAGCCTGGCCAACATGTCCATGAATCGGGGCGACACAATGCCACCGGGCATATTGACTTTCCCGCTGGAGTTTTCTTCTATCAAAGGACCGCTACGTTCATTCATCGCGACACTCTTTGAAGAAAATCCATTCCAGTTCAAACCTGTTTTCCGTGGATTTTATTTCACCAGCGCCTTGCAGGAAGGCACTCCAATCAGTACATCGTCAGAACGTATCGCTGAGCGATTCAGCCTTAATTTCAGGCAACAGAAACACCCGGAAATTCACTCCAAACATGGTTTCTTCTTGCTTAACCTGTTTCGGAAAGTGATTTTTGCCGATAAGGAACTAGTGACGCAATATGCCAGCCGCAATAAAACGCGTGCCAGATATGTCACATTTTTTGCAGCAATGGCTTTACTTGGTTTATCGCTTGGAGGATGGAGCTGGTCCTACATGGGTAACCGCCAATTAACTGCAAATATCCAGGCTGATCTGGACAAAATTGTCAAAATTCAAGATAAAAATACCAGCTTAAAATCCAGATTCGAAGCACTTGAAATTCTTCAGGATAGAATTGAGCAACTCGATAAATATAGCGAAAGCAGGCCAATGTCTGTGGGATTAGGGCTATATCAAGGTGATTTGCTTTCGCGCAAACTGCGTGAGGAATACTTTGCAGGCATTAGAGAAATCATGCTTAAGCCTGTAGCCGGGAACCTCGAAGCATTTTTAGCTGAAATGAACAACAATGCAGGCAAACTTGAACAAGCAACTCATGCGCCACAAGCATCCGGCTCCACAACCAGCAATATGAGTGCCGATGCAGCTCAGGGTAACAATCCATTATCTGCAATTGCCAATAATACGCCCCAGCCATACAAGGATGCTTCACCAGCCAATGTAGAAGACGCCTATAACGCATTAAAAACTTATTTGATGCTAAGTGATAAATCTCATGCTGAACCCAGCCATCTCAATGACCAGCTCACACGATTCTGGCGCGGATGGCTTGAGAGCAATCGTGGTGCAATGCCACGTGAGCAAATGATTCGTAGCGCAGAACGCATGATCAGTTTTTATCTATCGCAACTAAGCGACCCTTCATGGCCCACAATCGAAGAAAAGCTGTCGCTGGTTGATCAGTCTCGTGACAACTTGCGACATGTTGTACGCGGTATGGCTGCACGAGACCGTGTTTACGCAGATATTAAAGCACGCGCCTCGACTCGATTCCCAGCTTTGACAGTAGCACGTATCGTCGGCGACCAGGACAAAGCACTGGTTGTTGGCAGCTATGCTGTCCCAGGCACATTTACAAAAGATGCATGGGGAAAATTCGTTGAAAATGCATTTAAAGAAGCTGCAAACAAAGAATTGCAAAGTGCTGACTGGGTATTGAAAACCGCTTCAAAAGACGACCTAACACTAGAAGGCAGCCCTGAACAGATCCAGAAGGCGCTGATTAATCAATACAAAACCGAATATGCCAACGAATGGCAAAAGTTTATCAAAGGCATCACCATTTCCGACCTGAATGGATTTGATCAGGCCGTTACTGCAATGAACCGCATGGGCGACCCGCAAACATCCCCTATCAGCAAATTGGTCAATACGGTTTATCAGGAAACATCCTGGGATAATCCATCATTACTCAATGAAGGGTTACAGCGCACTCAGCGAGGCGTAATTGGCTGGTTCAAAGAAAAAATTCTTCGCCAGACACCGTCCCAGCTAAACGTCAATATCAATTCAGACAACATACCAACCTCCGGTATCCCAATGGGGCCAATCGGCAGAGAGTTTTCAGGTGTTGCAAAACTGATTGTTACAAAAGACAAAGACGCCTCATTAATGAAAGGTTACATGGCAACATTATCTAAGCTACGTACCCGCTTCAATCAGATAAAAAATCAGGGAGATACTGGACCAGGAGCCAAGCAATTAATGCAACAAACTCTGGATGGCGGCAGTTCCGAACTTGCCGAAGCCCTGAAATACGTGGATGAGCAGATGCTTACAGGTATGACCGATTCACAAAAACAGGCAATCAGACCTATTTTGGTGCGGCCGCTGATTCAAGCATTCGCGGTCATTATCAAACCAACTGAAACAGAAATGAACAAAATATGGGTAGCTCAGGTTTACGAACCTTTTCAGAATACACTGGCAAATAAATACCCCTTCGCTCCAGATTCCAAAATTGAAGCTACCAATGCTGAAATCGGTCAGATTTTCGGTTCTGAAGGCTCGATAGCGAAGTTTGTTAATACATCGATGGGACCGCTAGTAGTAAGGCGAGGCGATGTACTGACACCAAAAACATGGGCTAACATGGGTATAACGCTTTCGCCTGCCGTAATGAGTAATTTTTCCAATTGGGTTGCACCTTTAAGTGCAGGGGGAATAGCCACCTCATCTACCGGGGGCGCTGCCGAAGCGCAAACCATATTTCAGATTCATCCATTGGCATCACCTGGGATATTGGAATACACCATAGAAATTGATGGGCAGCAATTGCGTTACCGCAACACGCAAGCACAATGGAGCAACTTCGTGTGGCCCAACCCTCAAGGTACGCCAGGAGCACGCATCACGGCAGTTACTTTTGATGGCCGCACAGTCGAAATTGCAAATCAGCCTGGCCACTTTGGGCTGGAAAAACTGATCAGCTCTGCTGCACGCAAACGAAAAGACAATGGCGTCTTTGAAATGAGCTGGGCCAATGGCAACGTTTCTGTTTCAATTGATCTGAAAATCATCAGCAGCCCACAGGTTTCAGGCGCTGCCAACAATAGCTCTACTCCACACAATCAGGGGTTCCGAAATATGAAGTTACCTGAAACCATTACGGGTGGCGCCCCTGTTTCTGCTGAAAATACCGGGACAGCAGATTCTCAAAAGTTGGCAGGAGCAGCGCAATGA
- a CDS encoding PAAR domain-containing protein yields the protein MGRALIVLGDKTSHGGTVIEASGQSDSGNIRIARVGDKVTCPKKGHGTCPIVSGDPTLIIDGQPAARHGDTTACGATLIASQSFTTS from the coding sequence ATGGGCAGAGCGTTAATTGTATTAGGGGATAAAACATCCCATGGCGGCACTGTCATTGAAGCATCAGGCCAGTCCGACAGTGGCAATATTCGTATCGCCCGCGTGGGTGACAAAGTGACTTGCCCTAAAAAAGGGCACGGCACATGCCCCATAGTGAGTGGAGACCCAACACTAATTATTGATGGCCAACCTGCAGCGCGTCACGGTGACACGACCGCCTGTGGCGCCACCCTTATTGCCAGTCAGTCTTTCACGACATCCTGA
- a CDS encoding M15 family metallopeptidase — MFFLAVALYFFLACFITWQVLFPSGRELILRTLSGIAPRVHNQLNKLGNAQSQTVKSLAFNTTISSNKAREFTKQHRQLLLTGIIMISLPPILAWVFSGKTMLGGFEDSNRYENTQIAELLKGEQLVPPQALPPEIFTTAEVTQIRPLLIGASRNWQLLNNNFAQQLLLVFKIMKEKHGYDMAILEGYRSPERQNMLASQGPSVTNAKAFQSYHQFGLAADCAFLRDGKLVISEKDPWAMKGYRLYGEVAESLGLHWGGRWKMMDFGHTEFRIAGVIQK; from the coding sequence GTGTTTTTTTTAGCTGTTGCACTTTATTTTTTTCTGGCTTGTTTCATTACTTGGCAAGTGCTCTTCCCTTCTGGGCGAGAATTAATTCTACGCACCCTTTCCGGCATTGCACCCCGAGTACATAATCAATTAAACAAGTTGGGTAATGCCCAGTCGCAAACTGTCAAATCTCTGGCATTCAACACCACCATTTCTTCTAATAAGGCACGTGAATTTACAAAACAACATCGCCAGCTTTTATTAACGGGCATCATAATGATCAGCCTGCCCCCCATACTTGCATGGGTATTTAGCGGCAAAACCATGCTGGGCGGGTTTGAGGATTCAAACCGTTACGAAAACACACAAATTGCTGAACTCCTTAAGGGTGAACAACTTGTTCCTCCCCAGGCCCTGCCTCCTGAAATATTCACTACAGCTGAGGTTACCCAAATCCGGCCTTTATTAATTGGAGCCAGTCGTAATTGGCAATTACTCAACAATAACTTTGCCCAGCAACTCTTGCTTGTTTTTAAAATCATGAAAGAGAAACATGGTTACGACATGGCTATTCTGGAAGGTTATCGAAGCCCTGAAAGGCAAAACATGCTTGCCAGTCAAGGGCCAAGTGTCACAAACGCCAAGGCATTTCAAAGCTATCACCAGTTTGGTCTGGCAGCAGATTGCGCATTTTTACGTGATGGCAAACTGGTTATCTCAGAAAAAGACCCATGGGCAATGAAAGGTTACAGACTCTATGGTGAAGTTGCTGAATCGTTGGGATTGCACTGGGGTGGTCGCTGGAAAATGATGGATTTTGGCCATACGGAGTTTCGTATAGCTGGTGTCATACAGAAATAA
- a CDS encoding type VI secretion system Vgr family protein: MSDYSAITNANLSTQLPQQLLAMLSKFSSETRLYDISFKDDQAVTLELGSGGLLVEAFSAIEGLHTIATRDIIVLSTNAHIPLKSLIGQQASLQVSLSDGTRTPFTGLINQAAMLGSEGGLARYRIRLVPWLWLLSQTRTSRVWQDKTVIDIIETVFAQYSAHASWTWSDDVTPFMSDVRPRSYCVQYRETDLAFISRILAEEGLSWRLEEHAKAPSGHRMVFFADTTQATAFPADYTHSHALGGQGIRFHGAHAREAQDTIQAFGAKRTLHASLTTVLTYDYKAKQAIAASAPTNHQYGGKHAPVLESYDSPGLYTYANSAEAQRYSQLHMQAHEVRNKLWYARSTVRTLRPGTIFELTQGPLQELGDIAPKYAVLSVTSVGINNLPKPVQEGLAELFGPLPEMLEDCLHSLAQTSYARHATEPKSAYNPATAAREAASQRLQVQADKHNLAEVITQAKTLGYANRFEAIRADIPWRPVLEDGTGYYHNPRATAPGSQSAIVVGPNGETTPKGADEIYCDKLGRVRIRFHWQDQHGHDESHANAGCWVRVAQRSAGGGMGSQFLPRIGQEVLIQFIEGDIDRPILIGALYNGQGEGGTIPTPGGQADRQAILTVFDPAHDHSASAQGNLAGGNSPVWHGASSDSAGHRNAAAQWGIRSKEYGGTGYNQLVFDDTDNQGRIQLKTTQAASELNLGHLIHTADNHRGSFRGQGAELRTDAYGALRAGSGILLTSYSISHNAGNRTPAGDNAPGMAHLKQATQLGQSFNNIATTHQTVAYASHQGSSKGNTSSLDDKAAPISALFTAASGMLNQETLDQAGSDAQSKNTRTTNDKLPHTTDPIIALSAKAGLGAVAGQNLQLANGETVSLMSGQDSQFITGNQLRVQTGQAIGLLAGAVKPGDSNLGLQLIAAQQAIDIQAQSDEIKIQAKDMINIMSANAHIDWAAAKSISLSTAGGANITIEGGNITTQCPGNLTVHASQKSFTGATSIGFALPVMPQFPNAICIPCLIKSLKSGSALASV, translated from the coding sequence ATGTCCGATTATTCTGCTATTACAAATGCCAATTTAAGCACTCAGTTACCTCAGCAACTGCTTGCCATGCTGTCTAAGTTTTCAAGTGAAACAAGGCTTTATGATATTTCCTTTAAAGATGATCAGGCCGTTACACTAGAGCTAGGCTCCGGCGGCTTGCTGGTAGAAGCCTTTAGCGCAATAGAAGGTTTGCACACCATCGCCACTCGCGACATTATCGTCCTCTCCACCAACGCCCATATCCCGCTCAAAAGCCTGATTGGCCAGCAAGCCAGTCTTCAGGTCAGCCTGAGCGACGGCACCCGCACCCCGTTTACCGGTTTAATTAACCAGGCGGCCATGCTGGGTAGCGAAGGCGGGCTGGCCCGTTATCGCATTCGTCTTGTGCCTTGGCTATGGCTTCTCAGCCAGACCCGCACCAGCCGAGTCTGGCAAGATAAAACCGTCATTGACATCATTGAAACTGTCTTCGCCCAATACAGCGCTCACGCCAGCTGGACCTGGAGCGATGATGTTACGCCTTTCATGAGTGATGTCAGACCCCGAAGTTACTGCGTACAATACCGGGAAACCGATCTGGCCTTCATCAGCCGTATACTGGCTGAAGAAGGTCTAAGCTGGCGTCTGGAAGAGCATGCTAAAGCCCCATCTGGTCACCGCATGGTCTTCTTCGCTGACACCACTCAGGCCACCGCTTTCCCGGCAGACTACACCCATAGCCATGCACTAGGTGGTCAAGGCATCCGCTTTCACGGCGCTCATGCCCGTGAAGCCCAGGACACCATTCAGGCATTCGGTGCCAAGCGCACCCTGCATGCCAGCCTGACTACCGTACTCACTTACGACTACAAAGCCAAACAAGCCATTGCCGCCAGTGCCCCCACTAACCACCAATACGGTGGCAAGCATGCCCCGGTGCTGGAAAGTTACGATAGCCCCGGTCTGTATACTTATGCCAATAGCGCAGAAGCCCAACGCTATAGCCAGTTGCACATGCAAGCCCACGAAGTCCGCAACAAGCTTTGGTATGCCCGTTCCACTGTACGCACGCTGCGCCCCGGTACTATTTTCGAACTGACACAAGGCCCGCTTCAAGAACTGGGTGACATTGCGCCTAAATATGCCGTCTTGAGCGTCACCAGCGTCGGCATCAACAACCTGCCCAAACCAGTGCAGGAAGGCCTGGCAGAATTGTTCGGCCCGCTGCCTGAAATGCTGGAAGATTGCCTGCACAGTCTTGCCCAGACGTCTTATGCCCGACACGCTACCGAGCCAAAATCCGCTTACAACCCTGCCACCGCAGCCAGAGAAGCCGCCAGCCAGCGCTTGCAGGTACAAGCTGACAAACATAACCTGGCCGAAGTCATCACCCAGGCTAAAACCCTCGGCTACGCCAACCGCTTCGAAGCCATCCGCGCCGACATTCCCTGGCGTCCGGTATTAGAAGACGGTACCGGCTATTATCACAATCCCCGCGCCACAGCGCCCGGCAGCCAAAGTGCCATCGTCGTCGGCCCCAACGGCGAAACTACCCCCAAAGGGGCCGATGAAATCTATTGCGACAAACTGGGCCGGGTGCGCATCCGCTTCCATTGGCAAGACCAGCACGGCCATGACGAAAGTCACGCCAACGCAGGCTGCTGGGTGCGGGTCGCCCAGCGCAGTGCAGGCGGCGGCATGGGCAGCCAGTTCCTGCCCCGCATCGGCCAGGAAGTCCTGATCCAGTTCATTGAAGGCGACATCGACCGGCCCATCCTCATTGGTGCCCTGTATAACGGCCAGGGTGAAGGCGGCACCATTCCCACCCCGGGTGGCCAAGCCGACCGGCAAGCCATCCTCACCGTTTTCGACCCCGCTCACGACCACAGCGCCTCAGCACAAGGCAACCTGGCCGGGGGCAATAGCCCGGTATGGCACGGCGCCTCCAGCGATAGCGCCGGCCACCGCAATGCAGCAGCCCAGTGGGGTATCCGCAGCAAGGAATATGGCGGCACCGGCTACAACCAGTTAGTGTTTGACGACACCGACAACCAGGGCCGCATCCAGCTCAAAACTACCCAGGCCGCCAGTGAACTTAACCTCGGTCACCTGATCCATACCGCTGACAATCATCGCGGCAGCTTCCGGGGGCAGGGCGCTGAACTGCGCACTGACGCCTATGGTGCCCTCCGTGCCGGATCAGGCATTCTGCTCACCAGCTACAGCATCAGCCACAATGCCGGCAACCGCACCCCCGCAGGCGACAACGCCCCGGGCATGGCCCATTTGAAACAAGCCACCCAGCTGGGCCAAAGCTTCAACAACATCGCCACCACCCATCAAACGGTTGCCTACGCCAGCCATCAAGGCAGCAGCAAAGGCAACACCAGCAGTCTGGATGACAAAGCCGCCCCCATCAGCGCCCTGTTCACCGCCGCATCCGGCATGCTGAATCAAGAAACCCTGGACCAGGCCGGCAGCGATGCCCAAAGCAAAAACACCCGCACCACCAATGACAAACTACCCCATACCACCGACCCCATCATCGCCCTCTCCGCCAAAGCAGGCTTAGGTGCTGTCGCCGGACAAAACCTGCAACTGGCCAATGGCGAAACCGTCAGCCTCATGAGTGGGCAAGACAGCCAGTTCATCACCGGCAATCAGCTGCGCGTACAAACCGGTCAGGCCATCGGGCTACTGGCAGGTGCCGTCAAACCGGGTGACAGCAACCTGGGCCTGCAACTCATCGCCGCGCAACAAGCCATCGACATCCAGGCACAAAGCGATGAAATCAAAATCCAGGCCAAAGACATGATCAACATCATGAGCGCCAATGCGCATATTGACTGGGCAGCAGCCAAAAGCATCAGCTTGTCTACAGCAGGCGGGGCGAATATCACGATAGAGGGGGGTAACATTACTACCCAGTGTCCGGGTAATCTGACAGTGCATGCTTCTCAGAAGAGTTTTACGGGGGCGACGAGTATTGGATTTGCTTTGCCAGTTATGCCACAGTTCCCTAATGCCATTTGTATTCCATGTTTGATCAAGTCACTTAAGTCTGGCTCTGCTTTGGCGAGCGTATAA